The DNA segment GACGACAAATTTTGTACTCAGGCGAGAGAAAACTCTGATGAAAAACTGGAAAACAAGTGCAGAAGCAATCCTGACCACAGGCCCGGTTGTGCCGGTGATCGTGGTGAACAAACTGGAACACGCGGTGCCGATGGCAAAAGCGCTGGTTGCAGGCGGTGTGCGCGTTCTGGAAGTGACTTTACGTACCGCGTGTGCGATGGATGCCATCCGTGCTATCGCGAAAGAAGTGCCGGAAGCGATCATCGGTGCGGGTACGGTTCTGAACGCGCAACAGCTGGCGGAAGTGACGGAAGCGGGCGCGCAGTTTGCTATCAGCCCGGGCCTGACGGAGCCTCTGCTGAAAGCGGCGACCGAAGGCACCATTCCGCTGATTCCAGGTATCAGCACTGTTTCCGAACTGATGCTGGGTATGGACTACGGCCTGAAAGAGTTCAAATTCTTCCCGGCGGAAGCTAACGGCGGCACCAAAGCGTTGCAGGCGATCGCAGGTCCGTTCTCTCAGGTACGCTTCTGCCCGACTGGCGGTATCTCTCCGGCGAACTACCGTGACTACCTGGCGCTGAAAAGCGTTCTGTGTATCGGGGGTTCCTGGCTGGTTCCGGCTGACGCGCTGGAAGCGGGGGACTACGATCGCATCACGAAACTGGCTCGCGAAGCGGTAGAAGGCGCGAAACAGTAAGCC comes from the Citrobacter koseri ATCC BAA-895 genome and includes:
- the kdgA gene encoding bifunctional 4-hydroxy-2-oxoglutarate aldolase/2-dehydro-3-deoxy-phosphogluconate aldolase — protein: MKNWKTSAEAILTTGPVVPVIVVNKLEHAVPMAKALVAGGVRVLEVTLRTACAMDAIRAIAKEVPEAIIGAGTVLNAQQLAEVTEAGAQFAISPGLTEPLLKAATEGTIPLIPGISTVSELMLGMDYGLKEFKFFPAEANGGTKALQAIAGPFSQVRFCPTGGISPANYRDYLALKSVLCIGGSWLVPADALEAGDYDRITKLAREAVEGAKQ